The proteins below come from a single Edaphobacter acidisoli genomic window:
- the carB gene encoding carbamoyl-phosphate synthase large subunit: MPRRNDIAKILVIGSGPIVIGQSAEFDYSGTQACKALKAEGYEVVLVNSNPASIMTDPEVADRTYIEPLSAAYLEEILRAERDLMDPEGLDSHGKFALLPTVGGQTALNLAVELADSGVLDKLGIELIGAKLEAIKKAEDRLLFKDAMNKIGLDMPRSALVNNIRDGLEFAGKLGFPVVIRPSFTLGGSGGGIAYNREELMEILARGLDLSPVHECLLEESVLGWKEYELEVVRDLKDNVIIICSIENFDPMGVHTGDSITVAPAQTLTDREYQVMRDAAIGVMREIGVETGGSNVQFAVNPVNGRMTVIEMNPRVSRSSALASKATGFPIAKIAARLAVGYTLDEIQNDITKATPACFEPTIDYVVVKIPKWQFEKFPGADEGLGPQMKSVGEVMAIGRTFKEALMKAVRSLETGKKATADNIEPRRLTQRLVTPHPDRLAYVRYAFEQGMKVREVSRLTGMDPWFLHQMQQITEEIKAIGSTPIDKVTAEQLRDAKRMGISDERLAATWGLTGAEGTAAVRALRKKLNVRPVYKLVDTCAAEFESYTPYLYSCYDEEDEAAPTTRKKVIILGSGPNRIGQGIEFDYCCCHAAFALREDGYETIMVNCNPETVSTDYDTSDRLYFEPLTLEDVLAVYEHEASAGADIGMIVQFGGQTPLNLSLPLKKEGVPIIGTSPESIDLAEDRKRFGKLIEELKIPQPEGAMATSVEEAVAGARRVGYPVLVRPSYVLGGRAMVIAYDDEAVIRYMGTAIEFSQERPVLIDHFLEDAVECDVDALCDGDDVVIAGIMQHIEEAGIHSGDSSCVLPAVDLSEDVLQTIREYTRKLAKALDVRGLVNIQFAIQRGRVFVIEVNPRASRTVPYVSKATGIPLAKIASRIMVGKKLKELLPEQVANGRDLDTGAHYFVKSPVFPWNKFQGVDTVLGPEMKSTGEVMGVADNFGEAFAKAQLAAGLKLPLKGTIFLSVNDRDKEGLVSLARQFVEMGFHLVATHGTAVVLEMAGLQPERVYKVKEGRPNVVDLIKGERIQLIINTPHGQDTFFDEMAIRRAAVLARVPTITTLAAARAAAEGINALQRGTLSVAALQTLHAERAAVTV, encoded by the coding sequence ATGCCACGCAGGAATGACATCGCGAAAATTCTGGTGATCGGCTCGGGGCCGATTGTGATTGGTCAGTCGGCGGAGTTTGATTACTCCGGCACGCAGGCGTGCAAGGCGCTGAAGGCTGAGGGCTACGAGGTCGTGCTGGTGAATTCGAACCCGGCGTCGATTATGACGGACCCTGAGGTTGCGGACCGCACGTATATTGAGCCGTTGAGTGCGGCGTATCTGGAGGAGATTCTTCGTGCTGAGCGCGACTTGATGGACCCGGAGGGGCTGGACAGCCACGGCAAGTTTGCTCTGCTGCCGACTGTTGGTGGACAGACGGCGCTGAACCTTGCGGTTGAACTGGCTGATTCAGGTGTGCTGGACAAGCTGGGCATCGAGCTGATTGGCGCGAAGCTGGAGGCGATTAAAAAGGCTGAAGACCGGTTGCTGTTCAAGGACGCGATGAACAAGATCGGCCTCGACATGCCGCGTTCGGCGCTGGTCAATAACATTCGCGACGGGTTGGAGTTTGCGGGCAAGCTTGGTTTCCCGGTCGTGATTCGCCCTTCGTTTACGCTGGGCGGTTCGGGCGGTGGTATTGCGTACAACCGCGAAGAGCTGATGGAGATTCTTGCGCGTGGCCTGGACCTTTCGCCGGTGCATGAGTGCCTGCTGGAAGAGAGCGTGCTTGGGTGGAAGGAGTACGAGCTTGAGGTGGTGCGTGACCTGAAGGACAACGTCATCATCATCTGCTCGATTGAGAACTTCGATCCGATGGGTGTGCATACGGGCGACTCGATCACGGTCGCTCCGGCGCAGACATTGACCGATCGCGAGTATCAGGTGATGCGCGATGCTGCCATTGGCGTGATGCGCGAGATCGGCGTTGAGACCGGCGGAAGCAATGTGCAGTTCGCGGTCAATCCGGTGAATGGACGCATGACGGTGATTGAGATGAATCCGCGTGTGTCGCGGTCTTCGGCACTGGCGTCGAAGGCGACGGGATTTCCGATTGCGAAGATTGCCGCGCGGCTGGCTGTGGGCTACACCCTGGATGAGATTCAGAACGATATTACGAAGGCGACGCCTGCCTGCTTTGAGCCGACCATTGACTATGTGGTCGTGAAGATTCCGAAGTGGCAGTTTGAGAAGTTTCCAGGCGCCGATGAGGGGTTGGGGCCGCAGATGAAGTCTGTCGGCGAGGTGATGGCGATTGGTCGCACCTTCAAGGAAGCTCTGATGAAGGCTGTGCGCTCGCTTGAAACCGGCAAGAAGGCGACGGCGGACAACATTGAGCCGCGCAGGTTGACGCAGCGGTTGGTGACGCCGCATCCGGACCGGCTTGCTTATGTTCGCTACGCGTTTGAGCAGGGCATGAAGGTGCGCGAGGTCTCGCGGCTGACCGGGATGGACCCGTGGTTTCTGCACCAGATGCAGCAGATTACCGAAGAGATTAAGGCCATCGGTTCGACACCGATCGATAAGGTGACGGCGGAGCAGTTGCGTGATGCCAAACGGATGGGCATCTCTGATGAGCGGCTGGCGGCGACGTGGGGCTTGACTGGCGCTGAGGGCACGGCTGCTGTTCGCGCGCTGCGCAAGAAGCTGAATGTGCGGCCTGTGTACAAGCTGGTGGATACGTGCGCGGCAGAGTTTGAGAGCTACACGCCGTATCTGTATAGCTGCTACGACGAGGAAGATGAGGCCGCGCCGACGACGCGGAAGAAGGTCATCATTCTGGGCAGCGGGCCGAACCGGATTGGGCAGGGAATTGAGTTCGACTACTGCTGCTGCCACGCGGCGTTTGCGCTGCGCGAGGATGGCTACGAGACCATCATGGTGAACTGCAATCCGGAGACGGTCTCAACTGACTACGACACGAGCGACCGGTTGTACTTTGAGCCGTTGACGCTGGAAGACGTGCTCGCTGTGTATGAGCATGAGGCTTCGGCGGGCGCTGATATCGGGATGATCGTACAGTTTGGCGGGCAGACACCGTTGAATCTTTCGCTGCCGCTCAAGAAGGAAGGTGTGCCGATTATTGGAACTTCGCCGGAGTCGATTGATCTTGCTGAAGACCGCAAGCGATTTGGCAAGCTGATTGAAGAGCTGAAGATTCCGCAGCCTGAAGGGGCGATGGCTACCAGCGTAGAAGAGGCTGTGGCTGGTGCAAGGCGCGTGGGATATCCCGTGCTGGTGCGGCCTTCGTATGTGCTGGGCGGGCGCGCAATGGTGATTGCGTATGACGATGAGGCGGTCATCCGCTACATGGGCACGGCGATTGAGTTTTCACAGGAACGGCCGGTGCTGATCGACCACTTCCTCGAAGATGCGGTGGAGTGCGATGTCGATGCGCTGTGCGATGGCGATGATGTGGTGATTGCCGGCATCATGCAGCATATCGAAGAGGCTGGTATTCACTCGGGCGACTCGTCGTGCGTGCTGCCTGCGGTGGACCTGTCGGAGGACGTGCTTCAGACGATTCGTGAATACACAAGGAAGCTGGCGAAGGCGCTGGACGTTCGTGGATTGGTGAACATTCAGTTTGCGATTCAGCGCGGCAGGGTTTTTGTGATCGAGGTGAATCCGCGGGCTTCGCGCACGGTTCCGTATGTGTCGAAGGCGACGGGGATCCCGCTGGCGAAGATTGCTTCGCGCATCATGGTGGGCAAGAAGCTGAAGGAATTGCTGCCGGAGCAGGTGGCCAATGGCCGCGATCTCGACACGGGCGCACATTACTTTGTGAAGTCGCCGGTGTTTCCGTGGAACAAGTTCCAGGGCGTGGACACGGTGCTCGGGCCGGAGATGAAGTCGACCGGCGAGGTGATGGGTGTAGCGGACAACTTCGGCGAGGCGTTTGCCAAGGCGCAGCTTGCTGCTGGATTGAAGCTGCCGCTGAAGGGAACGATCTTCCTGAGCGTGAATGACCGCGACAAGGAGGGACTGGTTTCGCTGGCGCGGCAGTTTGTCGAGATGGGCTTCCACCTGGTGGCGACGCACGGCACGGCAGTTGTGCTGGAGATGGCTGGGTTGCAGCCGGAGCGCGTTTACAAGGTGAAGGAAGGCCGTCCGAACGTCGTCGATCTGATCAAGGGCGAGAGGATTCAGCTCATCATCAACACGCCGCATGGGCAGGATACGTTCTTCGACGAGATGGCGATTCGGCGGGCGGCTGTGCTGGCGCGAGTTCCGACGATTACGACGCTGGCAGCGGCGCGCGCAGCGGCGGAGGGCATCAATGCCTTGCAGCGCGGGACGCTGAGCGTGGCCGCGTTGCAGACGCTTCATGCGGAGCGGGCGGCGGTGACGGTCTAA
- a CDS encoding dihydrodipicolinate synthase family protein, with the protein MLLEGLLLPLTTPFFADGRLNLNKLEQNIERYSKTPAAGLIALARTGEPSMLSDEEARLVLTSAAGAAAREKVLVAGVSRDSVRGTLDMAEHAGKAGFDAVLVKRPGVLRDARLDREALGYFLMVADRSALPVVLGSDADAPLPVEMVAELAGHSRILGIVDADAGDERAEVIAAKTGAVKREVAVTHVFAAVTGRMQLQGEGMVSAAALTGGPVTAVAPAIRTRTKVVGFQRLAGGTGSMLDGLRGGVVGAAVPFAACAPQACYEVLAAWKDGDEALAAEKQHRLLDIARRIEGDLGVAGIKYGCDLNGFYGGPARSPIMPLSGSERAEVEALMHGIRN; encoded by the coding sequence ATGTTGCTTGAAGGGCTTCTTTTGCCGCTGACTACGCCGTTTTTTGCCGACGGCCGCCTGAATCTGAACAAGCTGGAACAGAATATTGAGCGCTACTCGAAGACGCCCGCTGCGGGCCTGATTGCGCTGGCCAGGACGGGTGAGCCATCGATGCTTTCGGATGAGGAGGCGCGGCTTGTTCTGACGAGCGCTGCTGGTGCGGCTGCGCGAGAGAAGGTACTGGTGGCAGGGGTCTCGCGCGACAGCGTTCGAGGAACGCTGGATATGGCGGAGCATGCGGGTAAGGCTGGGTTTGATGCTGTTCTGGTGAAGCGGCCGGGTGTGTTGCGTGATGCGCGCTTGGATCGTGAGGCGCTTGGATATTTTCTGATGGTCGCGGACCGCTCGGCGTTGCCGGTTGTGCTTGGGAGCGATGCGGACGCGCCGCTGCCGGTGGAGATGGTTGCGGAGTTGGCGGGGCATTCACGCATTCTCGGCATCGTGGATGCTGATGCGGGTGATGAGCGTGCGGAGGTGATTGCTGCAAAGACTGGGGCGGTGAAGCGCGAGGTGGCTGTTACGCATGTATTTGCTGCGGTGACGGGCAGGATGCAGTTACAGGGCGAGGGGATGGTCTCTGCCGCGGCGCTGACCGGCGGACCTGTTACGGCTGTTGCTCCGGCCATTCGCACGCGGACGAAGGTAGTGGGCTTTCAACGACTGGCTGGTGGTACGGGCTCGATGCTCGATGGCCTGCGTGGCGGCGTGGTGGGCGCTGCGGTTCCGTTTGCGGCGTGCGCTCCCCAGGCCTGCTATGAGGTGCTGGCTGCGTGGAAGGATGGCGACGAGGCGCTTGCGGCAGAGAAGCAGCATCGGCTGCTGGATATTGCGCGGAGGATTGAAGGCGATCTTGGCGTTGCGGGCATCAAGTATGGGTGCGACCTGAATGGGTTTTATGGTGGCCCGGCGCGGTCTCCGATCATGCCCTTGAGCGGCTCGGAGCGGGCTGAGGTCGAAGCGTTGATGCATGGGATTCGCAACTAG